The Dioscorea cayenensis subsp. rotundata cultivar TDr96_F1 chromosome 7, TDr96_F1_v2_PseudoChromosome.rev07_lg8_w22 25.fasta, whole genome shotgun sequence genome includes a region encoding these proteins:
- the LOC120264720 gene encoding pectinesterase-like, with amino-acid sequence MAKKKLVVIGGSVILLVAAAAVIAITLTESKSNANSSTSSSKNSGSFKTSVKSIQAICHPTDYKQTCEQTLTAAAGNITDPKGLVKLAFQITSDRIQQALKRSTVLLNAEKDPLSVRALKDCREVFGYAVQDLQDTIDRFSDFDITKIDDMVDDIKVWLSAVVTYQESCLDGFLNVTSNAGQSMASALNISKQMTSNALAMVDGLGSLIGSISIPQFNRRLLAEATSGEFPSWLSAGGRSLLGVSPLRMKPAVTVAKDGSGDFKTINEALQGVPRKTNTSYYVIYVKEGVYDEYVEISKDMINVFMIGDGQTKTRITGHKNYVDGITTFKTASMAVIGDGFLAKDIGIENTAGPEKHQAVALRVSGDRSVFYQCQMDGYQDTLYAYAKRQFYRDCTISGTVDFIFGDSPSVFQNCKMVVRRPMDNQQNIVTAQGRKDRHQPSGIIIHQCKIVADSDLHPVRQTIKSYLGRPWKQYSRTLIIQTEIDDLIAPEGWLPWEGDFALRTCLYAELDNFGAGSGKDKRVKWRGIKKVNYSGARKYSVERFLQGNRWLPATGVPYVADLVPQ; translated from the exons atggccaagaagaaGCTTGTCGTCATCGGTGGCTCAGTTATCCTTCTAGTCGCGGCTGCCGCCGTCATTGCCATCACTCTTACCGAATCAAAATCTAATGCAAATTCTTCGACGTCCTCCAGTAAGAACTCTGGCTCATTCAAGACCTCAGTGAAATCCATTCAGGCCATTTGCCACCCCACAGACTATAAACAAACATGTGAACAAACCCTTACTGCTGCCGCTGGCAACATTACTGACCCGAAAGGGCTCGTAAAACTCGCCTTCCAAATTACTAGTGACCgaattcaacaagcattgaaaCGTTCCACTGTTCTTTTGAATGCCGAGAAGGATCCTTTGAGTGTTAGAGCTCTCAAGGATTGCCGCGAAGTTTTCGGCTATGCtgttcaagatcttcaagatacaATTGATCGCTTTAGTGACTTTGATATCACAAAGATCGACGACATGGTTGATGATATTAAGGTGTGGCTTAGCGCCGTTGTGACTTATCAAGAAAGTTGCCTTGATGGCTTCTTGAACGTCACTTCCAATGCCGGCCAGTCGATGGCCTCTGCGCTAAACATTTCAAAACAAATGACTAGCAATGCATTGGCCATGGTAGACGGATTGGGTTCGCTCATTGGTTCAATCAGCATTCCGCAGTTCAACAGGAGACTTCTTGCTGAGGCGACTTCGGGAGAATTCCCATCCTGGTTGTCGGCTGGTGGTCGGAGTCTTCTTGGCGTGTCACCACTGCGTATGAAGCCGGCCGTCACAGTCGCTAAGGATGGCTCCGGTGACTTCAAAACCATCAATGAAGCACTTCAGGGAGTCCCAAGAAAAACCAATACAAGTTACTATGTGATTTATGTCAAGGAGGGAGTCTACGATGAGTATGTCGAAATCAGCAAAGATATGATCAATGTGTTCATGATCGGTGATGggcaaacaaaaacaagaattactgGTCACAAGAACTATGTTGATGGAATCACCACTTTCAAAACGGCTTCGATGG CTGTAATTGGGGATGGATTCCTTGCAAAAGATATCGGGATCGAAAACACTGCCGGACCTGAAAAACACCAGGCAGTGGCGCTGAGAGTGAGCGGCGATAGATCAGTGTTCTACCAATGCCAAATGGATGGTTATCAGGATACATTGTACGCATATGCAAAAAGACAGTTCTACAGGGACTGCACAATCTCCGGCACGGTTGATTTCATCTTCGGTGACTCTCCGTCGGTCTTCCAAAACTGCAAGATGGTAGTGAGGAGGCCAATGGATAACCAACAGAACATTGTGACAGCGCAAGGGCGAAAGGATCGTCATCAGCCTTCCGGCATTATCATCCACCAATGCAAGATTGTCGCTGACTCCGACCTCCACCCTGTGAGGCAAACAATCAAGAGCTACCTTGGAAGGCCATGGAAGCAGTACTCAAGAACTCTCATCATTCAGACTGAGATCGACGACCTTATCGCTCCCGAAGGGTGGCTACCTTGGGAAGGCGATTTTGCTTTGAGAACTTGCTTGTATGCAGAGTTGGATAACTTTGGTGCTGGTTCAGGGAAGGATAAGAGAGTGAAATGGAGAGGTATCAAGAAAGTAAACTACTCCGGAGCAAGGAAGTACTCTGTCGAAAGGTTCCTTCAAGGAAACAGGTGGTTGCCGGCAACCGGTGTGCCGTATGTCGCTGATCTTGTGCCGCAGTGA